One genomic region from Cydia pomonella isolate Wapato2018A chromosome 4, ilCydPomo1, whole genome shotgun sequence encodes:
- the LOC133516929 gene encoding transient receptor potential-gamma protein isoform X1, with translation MSGGSGGADRRPSTCRVEMGNLLAPEPRPLDNKVKRHSIHGMTEEENVVRPHQEMAVLSLDEKKYLLGVERGDVAGTRRVLLRARETQHINVDCVDPLGRSALLMAIDNENLEMVELLLEFGVETRDALLHAISEEFVEAVEALLDHEERCTKPGELHSWEALPPETATFTPDITPLILAAHRDSYEIIKLLLDRGAALPVPHDVRCGCDECVRSRREDSLRHSRSRINAYRALASPSLIALSSKDPILTAFELSWELRRLSALEHEFKTEYQELRAQCQEFATALLDHTRTSHELQVLLNHETGAATPPLAEPGAPERMRLSRLKLAIKLRQKKFVAHPNVQQLLASIWYESVPGFRRKNMLLQALEMARIGAMFPLHALAYVAAPHSAPGRTLRKPFIKFLCHSASYFMFLFLLILASQRIETATMGIGWDRTNQGQPPVSRRGAPPSLVEWLILAWVSGLIWSEVKQLWDMGLREYVHDMWNVIDFVTNSLYVATVALRIVSHFQVRREMAQGLQWNQPREKWDAWDPMLLSEGLFSAANIFSSLKLVYIFSVNPHLGPLQVSLSRMVLDILKFFVLDILVIFAFSCGLNQLLWYYADMEKKRCVTTPSSANGTIPDPDACIVWRRFANLFETMQTLFWAAFGLVDLDSFELDGIKIFTRFWGMLMFGTYAVINVIVLLNLLIAMMNHSYQLISERADVEWKFARSKLWISYFEEGGTVPPPFNVVPSPKSLLYAWSWLQRRMCGHARAKREHMRTIRRKAKQANERDFRYQAIMRNLVRRYVTVQQRRAECGGVTEDDVNEIKQDVSAFRCELVEILRNSGMNTSTANAGAPGGGGGKKNRQKERRLMKGFNITAPGGSLAPVDEFLASLHHEHGPHSQLSQLLGGRLRASQSSLSDAAPAPGRRKPPHKRRWGTIIDAARAARVSRLIGRSRSEDSVCDHNRQSPSGSERSESGSDSQRSERRAGGPLHPLTALAALKRKRKKFSDSRRQPEERVRMHNVFNST, from the exons CGGCACAGTATCCACGGGATGACAGAGGAGGAGAACGTGGTGCGTCCGCACCAAGAGATGGCAGTGCTATCGCTGGACGAGAAGAAGTACCTCCTCGGGGTGGAGCGAGGCGACGTGGCGGGAACCCGGCGCGTGCTGCTGCGCGCCAGGGAGACCCAGCACATTAACGTGGACTGCGTGGATCCCCTGGGAAG GTCCGCGCTGTTGATGGCCATCGACAACGAGAACCTGGAGATGGTGGAACTGCTGCTTGAGTTCGGCGTTGAAACGCGCGACGCGCTGCTGCACGCCATCTCCGAGGAGTTCGTGGAGGCCGTCGAGGCGCTCCTGGACCACGAGGAGCGGTGCACCAAGCCTGGGGAATTGCAT AGCTGGGAAGCGCTGCCACCGGAGACGGCGACGTTCACGCCCGACATCACGCCGCTCATCCTGGCGGCGCACCGCGACAGCTACGAGATCATCAAGTTGCTGCTGGACCGCGGCGCCGCGCTGCCCGTACCTCACGACGTGCGCTGTGGCTGTGACGAGTGCGTTCGCTCACGGCGCGAGGACTCACTACGTCATTCCCGTTCTCGCATCAACGCTTACCGCGCGCTCGCTTCGCCGAGTCTCATAGCTTTGTCCTCCAAGGACCCAATACTCACGGCGTTTGAACTGTCGTGGGAGCTACGCCGGTTGTCAGCGCTCGAGCATGAGTTCAAGACTGAATATCAG GAGCTTCGCGCGCAGTGCCAGGAGTTCGCGACCGCGCTACTGGACCACACGCGCACCTCACACGAGCTGCAAGTGCTGCTGAACCACGAGACGGGCGCCGCCACGCCGCCGCTTGCCGAGCCCGGCGCGCCAGAGCGCATGCGCCTCTCGCGCCTCAAGCTGGCCATCAAGCTGCGCCAGAAGAAG TTCGTAGCGCACCCGAACGTGCAGCAGCTGCTAGCCTCAATCTGGTACGAGAGCGTGCCCGGCTTCCGGCGCAAGAACATGCTGCTGCAGGCGCTGGAGATGGCGCGCATCGGCGCCATGTTCCCGCTGCACGCCCTGGCGTACGTGGCCGCGCCGCACTCTGCGCCCGGCCGCACGCTACGCAAGCCTTTCATCAAGTTCCTGTGTCACTCCGCCAGCTACTTCATGTTCCTGT TTTTACTAATTCTGGCGTCTCAGCGCATCGAGACAGCGACTATGGGTATAGGTTGGGATCGAACCAATCAAGGCCAGCCGCCAGTGTCCCGCCGGGGGGCGCCGCCCTCGCTCGTGGAGTGGCTCATCCTCGCCTGGGTCAGCG GCTTGATCTGGAGCGAGGTGAAACAGCTGTGGGACATGGGGCTGCGCGAGTACGTGCACGACATGTGGAACGTCATCGACTTCGTCACCAACTCGCTGTACGTCGCCACCGTCGCGCTTAGGATCGTTTCGCACTTTCAG GTGCGACGCGAGATGGCGCAGGGCCTGCAGTGGAACCAGCCCCGCGAGAAGTGGGACGCGTGGGACCCCATGCTGCTCTCCGAGGGGCTTTTCTCCGCCGCCAACATCTTCAGCAGCCTCAAGCTGGTGTACATCTTCAGCGTCAATCCGCACCTGGGCCCGCTGCAGGTCTCGCTGAGCCGCATGGTGCTGGATATCCTCAAGTTCTTCGTGCTTGATATACTGGTTATCTTTGCTTTTTCGTGCG GTCTGAACCAGCTGTTGTGGTACTATGCGGACATGGAGAAGAAGCGCTGTGTAACGACTCCGAGCAGCGCCAACGGTACCATCCCTGATCCTGATGCCTGCATCGTGTGGCGACGGTTTGCCAA TTTATTCGAAACAATGCAGACTCTGTTCTGGGCGGCATTCGGCCTCGTGGACCTGGACTCGTTCGAGCTGGACGGCATCAAGATCTTCACGCGCTTCTGGGGCATGCTGATGTTCGGCACGTATGCCGTTATTAACGTCATCGTGCTTCTGAACTTGCTCATTGCTATGATGAATCACTCATACCAGCTCATCTCC GAGCGCGCCGACGTGGAGTGGAAGTTCGCGCGCAGCAAGCTGTGGATCAGCTACTTCGAGGAGGGCGGCACGGTGCCGCCGCCCTTCAACGTGGTGCCGTCGCCCAAGTCGCTGCTGTACGCGTGGAGCTGGCTGCAGCGCCGCATGTGCGGCCACGCGCGCGCCAAGCGCGAGCACATGCGGACCATCAGG AGAAAAGCAAAGCAAGCCAACGAACGCGACTTCCGTTATCAG GCGATAATGCGTAACCTGGTGCGTCGCTATGTGACCGTGCAGCAGCGGCGCGCCGAGTGCGGCGGGGTCACCGAGGACGACGTCAACGAGATCAAACAGGACGTGTCCGCCTTCCGCTGCGAGCTGGTCGAGATCCTGCGCAACTCCGGCATGAACACGTCCACCGCCAATGCGGGTGCGCCCG gcggcggcggcggcaagAAGAACCGCCAGAAGGAGCGGCGGCTGATGAAGGGCTTCAACATCACGGCCCCCGGCGGGTCGCTGGCCCCCGTGGACGAGTTCCTGGCGTCGCTGCACCACGAGCACGGGCCGCACTCGCAGCTGTCGCAGCTGCTGGGCGGGCGCCTGCGCGCCAGCCAGTCCAGCCTGAGCgacgccgcgccggcgcccgGGCGCCGCAAGCCGCCGCACAAGCGCCGCTGGGGCACCATCATcgacgcggcgcgcgcggcgcgcgtcTCGCGCCTCATCGGCCGCTCGCGCTCCGAGGACTCCGTCTGCGACCACAACCGACAGTCGCCCAG
- the LOC133516929 gene encoding transient receptor potential-gamma protein isoform X2 gives MSGGSGGADRRPSTCRVEMGNLLAPEPRPLDNKVKRHSIHGMTEEENVVRPHQEMAVLSLDEKKYLLGVERGDVAGTRRVLLRARETQHINVDCVDPLGRSALLMAIDNENLEMVELLLEFGVETRDALLHAISEEFVEAVEALLDHEERCTKPGELHSWEALPPETATFTPDITPLILAAHRDSYEIIKLLLDRGAALPVPHDVRCGCDECVRSRREDSLRHSRSRINAYRALASPSLIALSSKDPILTAFELSWELRRLSALEHEFKTEYQELRAQCQEFATALLDHTRTSHELQVLLNHETGAATPPLAEPGAPERMRLSRLKLAIKLRQKKFVAHPNVQQLLASIWYESVPGFRRKNMLLQALEMARIGAMFPLHALAYVAAPHSAPGRTLRKPFIKFLCHSASYFMFLFLLILASQRIETATMGIGWDRTNQGQPPVSRRGAPPSLVEWLILAWVSGLIWSEVKQLWDMGLREYVHDMWNVIDFVTNSLYVATVALRIVSHFQVRREMAQGLQWNQPREKWDAWDPMLLSEGLFSAANIFSSLKLVYIFSVNPHLGPLQVSLSRMVLDILKFFVLDILVIFAFSCGLNQLLWYYADMEKKRCVTTPSSANGTIPDPDACIVWRRFANLFETMQTLFWAAFGLVDLDSFELDGIKIFTRFWGMLMFGTYAVINVIVLLNLLIAMMNHSYQLISERADVEWKFARSKLWISYFEEGGTVPPPFNVVPSPKSLLYAWSWLQRRMCGHARAKREHMRTIRRKAKQANERDFRYQAIMRNLVRRYVTVQQRRAECGGVTEDDVNEIKQDVSAFRCELVEILRNSGMNTSTANAGGGGGKKNRQKERRLMKGFNITAPGGSLAPVDEFLASLHHEHGPHSQLSQLLGGRLRASQSSLSDAAPAPGRRKPPHKRRWGTIIDAARAARVSRLIGRSRSEDSVCDHNRQSPSGSERSESGSDSQRSERRAGGPLHPLTALAALKRKRKKFSDSRRQPEERVRMHNVFNST, from the exons CGGCACAGTATCCACGGGATGACAGAGGAGGAGAACGTGGTGCGTCCGCACCAAGAGATGGCAGTGCTATCGCTGGACGAGAAGAAGTACCTCCTCGGGGTGGAGCGAGGCGACGTGGCGGGAACCCGGCGCGTGCTGCTGCGCGCCAGGGAGACCCAGCACATTAACGTGGACTGCGTGGATCCCCTGGGAAG GTCCGCGCTGTTGATGGCCATCGACAACGAGAACCTGGAGATGGTGGAACTGCTGCTTGAGTTCGGCGTTGAAACGCGCGACGCGCTGCTGCACGCCATCTCCGAGGAGTTCGTGGAGGCCGTCGAGGCGCTCCTGGACCACGAGGAGCGGTGCACCAAGCCTGGGGAATTGCAT AGCTGGGAAGCGCTGCCACCGGAGACGGCGACGTTCACGCCCGACATCACGCCGCTCATCCTGGCGGCGCACCGCGACAGCTACGAGATCATCAAGTTGCTGCTGGACCGCGGCGCCGCGCTGCCCGTACCTCACGACGTGCGCTGTGGCTGTGACGAGTGCGTTCGCTCACGGCGCGAGGACTCACTACGTCATTCCCGTTCTCGCATCAACGCTTACCGCGCGCTCGCTTCGCCGAGTCTCATAGCTTTGTCCTCCAAGGACCCAATACTCACGGCGTTTGAACTGTCGTGGGAGCTACGCCGGTTGTCAGCGCTCGAGCATGAGTTCAAGACTGAATATCAG GAGCTTCGCGCGCAGTGCCAGGAGTTCGCGACCGCGCTACTGGACCACACGCGCACCTCACACGAGCTGCAAGTGCTGCTGAACCACGAGACGGGCGCCGCCACGCCGCCGCTTGCCGAGCCCGGCGCGCCAGAGCGCATGCGCCTCTCGCGCCTCAAGCTGGCCATCAAGCTGCGCCAGAAGAAG TTCGTAGCGCACCCGAACGTGCAGCAGCTGCTAGCCTCAATCTGGTACGAGAGCGTGCCCGGCTTCCGGCGCAAGAACATGCTGCTGCAGGCGCTGGAGATGGCGCGCATCGGCGCCATGTTCCCGCTGCACGCCCTGGCGTACGTGGCCGCGCCGCACTCTGCGCCCGGCCGCACGCTACGCAAGCCTTTCATCAAGTTCCTGTGTCACTCCGCCAGCTACTTCATGTTCCTGT TTTTACTAATTCTGGCGTCTCAGCGCATCGAGACAGCGACTATGGGTATAGGTTGGGATCGAACCAATCAAGGCCAGCCGCCAGTGTCCCGCCGGGGGGCGCCGCCCTCGCTCGTGGAGTGGCTCATCCTCGCCTGGGTCAGCG GCTTGATCTGGAGCGAGGTGAAACAGCTGTGGGACATGGGGCTGCGCGAGTACGTGCACGACATGTGGAACGTCATCGACTTCGTCACCAACTCGCTGTACGTCGCCACCGTCGCGCTTAGGATCGTTTCGCACTTTCAG GTGCGACGCGAGATGGCGCAGGGCCTGCAGTGGAACCAGCCCCGCGAGAAGTGGGACGCGTGGGACCCCATGCTGCTCTCCGAGGGGCTTTTCTCCGCCGCCAACATCTTCAGCAGCCTCAAGCTGGTGTACATCTTCAGCGTCAATCCGCACCTGGGCCCGCTGCAGGTCTCGCTGAGCCGCATGGTGCTGGATATCCTCAAGTTCTTCGTGCTTGATATACTGGTTATCTTTGCTTTTTCGTGCG GTCTGAACCAGCTGTTGTGGTACTATGCGGACATGGAGAAGAAGCGCTGTGTAACGACTCCGAGCAGCGCCAACGGTACCATCCCTGATCCTGATGCCTGCATCGTGTGGCGACGGTTTGCCAA TTTATTCGAAACAATGCAGACTCTGTTCTGGGCGGCATTCGGCCTCGTGGACCTGGACTCGTTCGAGCTGGACGGCATCAAGATCTTCACGCGCTTCTGGGGCATGCTGATGTTCGGCACGTATGCCGTTATTAACGTCATCGTGCTTCTGAACTTGCTCATTGCTATGATGAATCACTCATACCAGCTCATCTCC GAGCGCGCCGACGTGGAGTGGAAGTTCGCGCGCAGCAAGCTGTGGATCAGCTACTTCGAGGAGGGCGGCACGGTGCCGCCGCCCTTCAACGTGGTGCCGTCGCCCAAGTCGCTGCTGTACGCGTGGAGCTGGCTGCAGCGCCGCATGTGCGGCCACGCGCGCGCCAAGCGCGAGCACATGCGGACCATCAGG AGAAAAGCAAAGCAAGCCAACGAACGCGACTTCCGTTATCAG GCGATAATGCGTAACCTGGTGCGTCGCTATGTGACCGTGCAGCAGCGGCGCGCCGAGTGCGGCGGGGTCACCGAGGACGACGTCAACGAGATCAAACAGGACGTGTCCGCCTTCCGCTGCGAGCTGGTCGAGATCCTGCGCAACTCCGGCATGAACACGTCCACCGCCAATGCGG gcggcggcggcggcaagAAGAACCGCCAGAAGGAGCGGCGGCTGATGAAGGGCTTCAACATCACGGCCCCCGGCGGGTCGCTGGCCCCCGTGGACGAGTTCCTGGCGTCGCTGCACCACGAGCACGGGCCGCACTCGCAGCTGTCGCAGCTGCTGGGCGGGCGCCTGCGCGCCAGCCAGTCCAGCCTGAGCgacgccgcgccggcgcccgGGCGCCGCAAGCCGCCGCACAAGCGCCGCTGGGGCACCATCATcgacgcggcgcgcgcggcgcgcgtcTCGCGCCTCATCGGCCGCTCGCGCTCCGAGGACTCCGTCTGCGACCACAACCGACAGTCGCCCAG